From Methanococcus maripaludis, the proteins below share one genomic window:
- the fdhD gene encoding formate dehydrogenase accessory sulfurtransferase FdhD: MSKMVTKVKTYSWSAEKGLLEKEDTIVTEDFYELYLDGKLIETMVVSPENIEELGIGYTISEGYIAPESFSEIKIDDKKIYVNSKELEKVDTKKGNVNLKLSTIKKIMETMPTLSDTWKITGGVHWAALFDFSGNKIVYFEDIGRHNAVDKVVGYAVLNNIDLNNCVLASSGRQPTAMVKKVVNSKIPVIITKSPSTDKGVILAKENDILLIGFARIDRFTVYHGVEKIDFKS, translated from the coding sequence ATGTCTAAAATGGTTACAAAAGTTAAAACGTATTCTTGGAGCGCAGAAAAAGGGCTTTTAGAAAAAGAAGACACGATAGTAACTGAGGATTTTTATGAATTATACCTTGACGGAAAATTAATTGAAACAATGGTCGTATCTCCTGAAAATATTGAAGAATTGGGTATTGGATACACTATTTCAGAAGGATACATCGCTCCAGAAAGTTTTTCAGAAATTAAGATAGATGATAAAAAGATATATGTAAACTCAAAAGAACTGGAAAAAGTAGATACAAAAAAAGGTAACGTAAATTTAAAATTGAGTACAATTAAAAAAATCATGGAAACCATGCCTACTCTTTCAGACACCTGGAAGATAACCGGTGGAGTTCACTGGGCAGCACTCTTTGATTTTTCAGGAAACAAAATAGTTTATTTTGAAGATATCGGAAGGCACAATGCAGTAGATAAGGTAGTTGGATACGCTGTTTTAAACAATATTGATTTAAACAATTGCGTACTTGCATCGAGTGGAAGACAGCCAACAGCAATGGTTAAAAAGGTAGTAAATTCTAAAATTCCCGTAATAATTACGAAATCCCCGTCAACAGATAAGGGGGTAATTTTGGCGAAAGAAAATGATATTTTATTAATCGGTTTTGCAAGAATTGACCGATTTACCGTATATCATGGAGTAGAAAAGATAGATTTTAAATCATAA
- a CDS encoding phosphoadenosine phosphosulfate reductase domain-containing protein, with protein sequence MDNNLEFRPWTQNKRNLKHLNQLKEDILNNFEDLNLKDEKIIVMLSGGKDSAVSLAIAKELGLNVHLCVHFVHKWSWDISTNEAKKLADRFNVPIIFPDITEELAKKTQGAKGKSICRICKTIMKARMIDIAKVENAKIIMTGETALEKIAGPVFQYIRENNANVKRKDEFELYKKMEITKVPKRYKIHFFRPLIRVGHFDVFNLQKHYKIDIKRVSEAGNKIGYWREGCCLQYCTPTCELTTELFDDLYKINKKATEIARDCGFRASITLPAKEITVIPEEEKNFKKIEELLKEI encoded by the coding sequence ATGGATAATAATCTTGAATTTAGACCTTGGACGCAAAATAAGCGAAATTTAAAGCATTTAAATCAGTTAAAAGAAGATATTTTAAACAATTTTGAAGATTTGAATTTAAAAGATGAAAAAATAATTGTAATGCTCAGTGGTGGAAAAGATAGTGCCGTTTCACTTGCAATTGCAAAGGAACTTGGATTAAACGTTCATTTGTGTGTTCATTTTGTCCACAAATGGAGTTGGGATATTTCAACAAACGAAGCAAAAAAATTAGCAGATCGATTTAATGTACCGATAATATTTCCAGATATTACTGAAGAACTGGCCAAAAAAACACAGGGTGCCAAAGGAAAAAGCATCTGCCGAATTTGTAAAACTATAATGAAAGCTCGAATGATAGATATTGCGAAAGTCGAGAATGCAAAAATAATAATGACTGGGGAAACTGCACTTGAAAAAATTGCAGGCCCTGTTTTTCAATATATCCGTGAAAATAATGCAAATGTTAAAAGAAAAGATGAATTTGAACTCTACAAAAAAATGGAGATTACAAAGGTTCCAAAAAGATACAAAATTCATTTTTTTAGGCCTTTAATTCGTGTTGGACATTTTGATGTATTTAATCTTCAAAAACACTACAAGATAGATATAAAACGTGTAAGCGAAGCCGGAAATAAAATCGGATACTGGAGAGAGGGGTGCTGTCTTCAGTACTGTACTCCAACTTGCGAACTGACAACTGAATTATTTGATGATTTATATAAAATAAATAAAAAAGCAACAGAAATTGCGCGAGATTGTGGATTTAGGGCATCAATTACCCTTCCAGCAAAAGAAATAACTGTAATTCCAGAAGAAGAAAAAAACTTTAAAAAGATCGAAGAACTTTTAAAAGAGATTTAA
- a CDS encoding HAD family hydrolase, whose protein sequence is MIDIPNYGKITSKTVVFDLNGTLAVDGLVSEKIKELLKELGKTYKLVVLTADTYGTLEKEFKGLPIAVDRIKNEIEKVNAAEKYSPYIGIGNGNNDCMMLEKSELGILIIGEEGASTNALLKSDIVINNIKDAINLLLNEKRLIATLRK, encoded by the coding sequence ATTATTGATATTCCAAATTACGGAAAAATAACTTCTAAAACAGTTGTGTTTGATTTAAACGGGACTTTGGCAGTCGATGGGCTTGTAAGTGAGAAAATAAAAGAACTTTTAAAAGAACTTGGAAAAACTTACAAACTCGTTGTACTTACGGCAGACACTTACGGAACGTTGGAAAAAGAATTCAAAGGTCTTCCAATTGCAGTTGACAGGATTAAAAACGAAATAGAAAAAGTAAATGCTGCTGAAAAATATTCTCCATATATTGGAATTGGAAATGGAAATAACGACTGCATGATGCTTGAAAAAAGTGAACTTGGAATATTAATAATCGGGGAAGAAGGGGCATCAACAAATGCACTTTTAAAGTCAGATATCGTGATTAACAATATAAAAGATGCGATAAATCTGCTTTTAAATGAAAAAAGACTTATTGCAACACTTAGAAAATAA
- a CDS encoding nucleotidyltransferase domain-containing protein: MDTRIRDFVKTNEGYFAVNTYYHPENSVISFLRYINIDKIGNHLLKDYDLDENDIRILNGERFIKVADSSKAYAILKEYYPEYLFYDEINDVLLHAIPKNNIKEILSPQKRLEEVLNEQNTEAEIKCAKLADTLHDYGLEYKNMGVSGSTVLKLNNENSDIDFVIYGMEKHKIAREILSVTFKDGVLEPLSEDFWKKAYVKRIKDGTLTYDEFVWHEKRKLNRGVVDGVMFDLLATREWDEITENYGDKKYKNLGFIQIKAKVKDDTFVFDNPAVYKVENVEILNNENNAEVLASEIEEVVSFTHTYAGSTYNGEEIIVRGKLEEVYGKETYKRVVVGTTREAFNEYVKLAK; the protein is encoded by the coding sequence ATGGATACTCGTATCAGGGATTTTGTAAAAACTAATGAAGGTTATTTTGCAGTAAATACTTATTATCATCCAGAAAATTCAGTTATTTCTTTTTTAAGATACATAAATATCGATAAAATTGGAAATCATCTTTTAAAAGACTATGATCTTGATGAAAACGACATAAGAATACTTAATGGGGAAAGATTCATAAAAGTGGCAGATAGTAGCAAAGCTTACGCAATTTTAAAAGAATACTACCCAGAATATTTATTTTATGATGAAATAAACGACGTGCTTTTGCATGCAATTCCTAAAAATAACATTAAAGAAATTCTGAGCCCCCAAAAAAGATTAGAAGAAGTTTTAAATGAACAAAATACTGAAGCTGAAATAAAATGTGCAAAATTAGCAGATACGCTTCATGATTACGGGCTTGAATATAAAAATATGGGAGTTTCAGGTTCAACCGTTTTAAAACTAAACAATGAAAATTCAGACATTGATTTTGTAATTTATGGGATGGAAAAACACAAAATTGCAAGAGAAATTCTATCCGTTACTTTTAAAGATGGCGTTTTAGAACCACTTTCTGAAGATTTCTGGAAAAAAGCATATGTAAAAAGAATAAAAGATGGAACATTAACTTACGATGAGTTTGTTTGGCATGAAAAGAGAAAATTGAACAGGGGCGTTGTTGATGGCGTAATGTTTGATTTACTTGCAACAAGAGAATGGGATGAAATAACTGAAAACTATGGGGATAAAAAATACAAAAATTTAGGATTTATCCAGATTAAAGCAAAAGTTAAAGACGATACCTTTGTTTTTGATAATCCTGCCGTGTACAAAGTTGAAAATGTCGAAATTTTAAACAATGAAAATAATGCAGAAGTTTTAGCATCTGAAATTGAAGAAGTGGTATCATTTACCCACACTTATGCTGGATCCACATATAATGGCGAAGAAATTATTGTTCGCGGAAAACTAGAAGAAGTTTATGGAAAAGAAACTTACAAACGAGTTGTTGTTGGAACTACTCGAGAAGCATTTAATGAATACGTAAAATTGGCTAAATAA
- a CDS encoding FUN14 domain-containing protein yields the protein MDILQFVPDLGTGFITGFIVGWGIKIALKVVIALMGLYVFSLIYLSNLGVISINVDALFGLVGNVEGAVMSYGSLAVGLIHSVSLGGGFAAGAAVGLKQG from the coding sequence ATGGACATACTGCAATTTGTTCCGGACCTTGGAACCGGATTTATAACTGGATTTATTGTTGGCTGGGGAATTAAAATAGCCCTAAAAGTGGTTATTGCGTTAATGGGCCTTTATGTATTCAGTTTAATTTACCTGAGTAATTTAGGGGTTATTTCAATAAATGTAGATGCATTATTTGGTCTTGTTGGAAATGTAGAAGGTGCAGTGATGTCTTATGGAAGTTTAGCTGTTGGATTAATTCATTCTGTATCTTTAGGTGGAGGATTTGCAGCAGGGGCCGCAGTTGGGTTAAAACAGGGATAA
- a CDS encoding cobalt-precorrin-7 (C(5))-methyltransferase: protein MIYIVGIGPGSRDYVTEKAVDTVKTSDFVLGSKRSLEIFETNGKKIELTVNLKNELYEFLKNYKNSNPKEKVSILSTGDPCFSGLLKTISSFDFIKKEDFEVIPGISSIQMAAAKAKISWEDYNILTIHGKEENLKKLLDYVKNDEKVIFLPNNLKNDLKFLIENGISDEKEITVLENLSYSNERIITDKISNLMENDYSYLLVCIIN, encoded by the coding sequence GTGATTTATATCGTTGGAATTGGGCCTGGAAGCAGGGATTATGTTACAGAAAAAGCAGTTGATACAGTTAAAACTTCGGATTTTGTTTTGGGAAGTAAAAGGTCCCTTGAAATCTTTGAAACTAACGGAAAAAAAATAGAACTTACGGTAAATCTTAAAAACGAACTTTATGAATTTTTAAAAAACTATAAAAATTCAAATCCTAAAGAAAAGGTTTCGATACTCTCAACGGGGGACCCGTGTTTCAGCGGTCTTTTAAAAACTATATCTTCATTTGATTTTATTAAAAAAGAAGATTTTGAAGTGATCCCTGGAATTTCGTCAATTCAAATGGCAGCTGCAAAAGCCAAAATATCTTGGGAAGATTATAACATTTTAACAATACATGGAAAAGAAGAAAATTTAAAAAAGCTGTTAGATTATGTGAAAAATGATGAAAAAGTGATTTTTTTACCGAATAATTTAAAAAATGACCTTAAATTCTTGATTGAAAATGGAATTTCGGACGAAAAAGAAATAACCGTTCTTGAAAATCTTTCATATTCAAACGAAAGAATAATTACGGATAAAATATCAAATTTAATGGAAAATGATTATTCTTACCTTTTGGTCTGCATTATAAACTAA
- a CDS encoding geranylgeranyl reductase family protein: MDFEKYDVVIVGGGPCGFITGENIKNKNVLVLEEHQEIGVPFQCAGLLSKKCINELGNPKGSVNKVRGAHIYSKNSSITVGNEEIRAEVFERKVMDKDIAVRASKNVDILLKSYGKIKNSNNLSNRDKCMHNLEIMHIGDTFEISPEIIIGADGIRSTIGRSLNMLDKKREIISGVQIEFVNAKVDDDFVYVIYDKKYSEKFFTWIIPLGNDRVRVGMCDSNNSYKKLIDFIENNPVAKEILKNANPVEFICGAIPIGYSKSVKNNVMLVGDSAGQVKPLSGGGLYYGAKCGKICSDTINQYFEGNYDIEFLKNYEKNWKSEISSEIDKNIKIRKILNMINNDKMDRIFDFIDKNNLVEFINEKGDMDNPSTVVKPILDRVIFGK; encoded by the coding sequence ATGGATTTTGAAAAGTACGATGTGGTAATTGTCGGTGGCGGGCCTTGTGGATTTATTACTGGAGAGAATATTAAAAATAAAAATGTTCTCGTTTTAGAGGAGCATCAGGAAATTGGGGTTCCATTTCAGTGTGCAGGGCTTTTAAGTAAAAAATGTATAAATGAACTGGGAAATCCTAAAGGTTCAGTAAATAAAGTTAGGGGGGCGCATATTTATTCAAAAAACAGTTCTATTACGGTTGGAAATGAAGAAATCAGGGCAGAAGTTTTTGAAAGAAAGGTAATGGATAAAGATATTGCCGTCAGGGCTTCTAAAAATGTGGATATTTTATTAAAATCGTACGGAAAAATTAAAAATTCAAACAATTTATCCAATCGCGATAAATGTATGCATAATTTGGAGATAATGCACATTGGGGACACTTTCGAAATATCTCCTGAAATAATTATCGGGGCTGACGGGATCAGGTCCACAATTGGAAGATCGTTGAATATGCTTGATAAAAAACGGGAAATAATTTCGGGAGTTCAGATCGAATTTGTCAATGCGAAAGTTGACGATGATTTTGTTTACGTAATTTACGATAAAAAATATTCTGAAAAATTTTTTACATGGATAATCCCCCTTGGAAACGATAGGGTAAGGGTTGGAATGTGTGATTCAAATAATTCTTACAAAAAATTAATAGATTTTATCGAAAATAATCCTGTTGCAAAAGAAATTTTAAAAAATGCAAACCCGGTTGAATTCATTTGCGGTGCAATTCCAATTGGTTATTCAAAATCTGTAAAAAATAACGTAATGCTTGTTGGTGATTCTGCAGGCCAAGTAAAGCCTTTAAGTGGCGGTGGGCTTTATTATGGTGCAAAATGTGGAAAAATCTGTTCAGATACAATAAACCAGTATTTTGAAGGAAATTATGACATTGAATTTTTGAAAAACTATGAAAAAAACTGGAAAAGTGAAATTTCATCTGAAATTGATAAAAATATTAAAATTAGAAAAATTTTAAACATGATAAATAACGATAAAATGGATAGAATTTTTGATTTTATCGATAAAAACAACCTTGTAGAATTTATAAATGAAAAAGGGGATATGGATAATCCATCAACTGTTGTCAAACCGATTTTAGATCGGGTAATCTTTGGAAAATAA
- a CDS encoding ABC transporter substrate-binding protein, producing MKRHSIGITILLFLLSISIISGCISSQNTMKRGTLTVGVCAQYPPTIYEENGNLAGFDFDLMNEIAKRMKLNTNFKIYNSKSELFDALEKNEVDCIGSRTVNYERRKFIDFTRVYYYDSVRVAVPESSSVTMLKELKGKNLGVIEGSVSSELVESYLTNVGCKCIYYDTPENLTYAVENGEVDAVIGHEMYIEHISTKCNVQKRYLDEKLSVSYWAIPINKNNPNLRNSINDVLLEMENDGTLDELKLKWYGKY from the coding sequence ATGAAAAGACATTCTATTGGGATTACCATTTTGCTATTTTTATTATCGATTTCAATTATTTCCGGCTGTATTTCAAGTCAAAACACTATGAAAAGAGGTACATTAACTGTTGGAGTATGTGCGCAGTACCCTCCAACAATATATGAAGAAAATGGAAATTTGGCAGGTTTTGATTTTGATTTAATGAATGAAATTGCAAAAAGAATGAAATTAAATACAAATTTTAAGATTTACAATTCCAAATCTGAACTTTTCGATGCTTTGGAAAAGAATGAGGTCGACTGTATTGGATCAAGAACTGTAAATTACGAAAGAAGAAAATTTATTGATTTCACGAGAGTTTATTATTATGACAGTGTCAGGGTTGCAGTTCCAGAAAGTAGTTCAGTAACCATGCTTAAAGAATTAAAAGGTAAAAATTTAGGCGTTATTGAAGGCAGTGTCTCTTCAGAACTGGTTGAATCTTATTTAACTAATGTAGGCTGTAAGTGTATATATTACGATACCCCGGAAAATTTAACCTACGCTGTAGAAAATGGGGAAGTTGATGCAGTAATTGGGCATGAAATGTACATCGAACACATATCCACTAAATGTAACGTACAAAAAAGATATTTAGACGAAAAATTATCCGTAAGCTACTGGGCAATTCCAATTAATAAAAACAATCCAAACTTAAGAAACTCGATAAATGATGTACTTTTAGAAATGGAAAATGATGGAACTCTTGATGAATTAAAGCTTAAATGGTACGGCAAATATTAA